Genomic DNA from Neorhodopirellula lusitana:
TACGACACCGTCCGCCCACGCCACGGTTGATCGAACTCAATCCGCAGTCACCCATGCCGCGAACCCAGCCGATTTGGATCGTCAATATTTATCGCTGGTCCGATTGGACGGCACTCACCCTGGTAATTCGTCGGCATCATCCGAGCCAACGATTTCTGCCTTGGTTGAAAACTTGCGGCGTGAGTTGGACGAGACCGGCGACACGATGGGCTGGGAAACATTCCTGTTGCTTGACGAGGTCGAGTCGGCAGTGCGTTCGTCGGACGCGGATGAAAGAGCGTTGGTGGCTCAGCGATTCCTGTCGCGGTTAGAACACCATCTGCTTACACCCGAACACGTCGAGTGGCTCCGCCGCGACAACGTGATCACGCTCGCCCGAGCAATTCAAGCGTGGACGGTCCGGCCGATTGACTACACGCAATTGTTGGGCGACCTGGAACGGGGGGAAACCGATGCGATTGACCTTGCCGCGATCAAAGTGGGCGAGGCTTTCCAGTCGCTGCGTTTTTCCGATGATGTCAACGCAGCCCGCGTCGCCAAGGCGATCGATGTGAACTATCGAAACGCGAATGTTCGTACGGCGATCTCGGTGCGGTTGATTGACCGGTTGCTGCCTGCCGTCCCAGGCAAGACCCAGCCCCTGCGAACTCGGGTTTTGGGCAATGAAGTGCGAGGCACCAGCCACGTCGATTCGCAGTTGGGCATTGGCCTGACGCCGTCCCGTGATTCGTGGAACCTGAACGTGCACACGGATGGGAATGTGGTCACCCAAGGCGTGACGACTCAATCCGGTGTGACCGTACAAACGAGTGGCACAAGCCAGTTCCACGCAACGACTCCGCTGATTATTCGACCCGGCAAGTACACCATTGGTGGAACGCGTGTGGATGTCAGCGGCAGTCAACGGCTTCGCGGAGTGCAGTCCCGGTACGATGGTTGGCCGCTGATCGGATCGCTGGTTCGCGGAATCGCAGAATCTCGATTCGAACAGGCTCGCCCCGTCGCCAGTCGTGTCAGTGAAACGCAGATCCGGACCAACGTCCAGCAGGAACTGCAAACCGAACTCGCACTGAAAACCAAAGTCGGTTCACAAAAACTCGACGAGTTCGTGTTTGGCCCGCTGGGACGTTTGAACTTGGAACCCAAAGTGGTGGACATGTCGACGACTCAGGAACGGTTGATTGCCCGTTACCGCTTGGCTGGCGATTGGCAACTGGCCGCCAACACGCCTCGACCGCGAGCGTGGAATGACAGCTGGATGAGTTTGCAGGTGCACCAGTCGGCACTCAACAACACGTTGGAGCAATTGTTGCCGACCGGGCAATCGAAAACTTTCGAGGCGTTTTTTCAGGACACGCTCGAATTGTTCGGCCAGGACATCTCGCAACTACCCGAAGACATTCCCGCCGACGCGGAGATTGAATTCGCATCGACTCGACCAATCACGGTTGAAATGGAAGACGGCAAGTTAACGCTAACGCTACGCGTCGTCAGTCTGTCTCAGGCCGGGCGTGCGAACCTGCGTCGCTTCATCGTTCGTGCGTCCTATCGCCCGGTGATCGATGGTTTGCAAGCTCGTCTGGTGCGTGACGGTCACCTCAGTGTCAGTGGTCCAGGCATGTCGATGCGTCAGCGGTTCCCGATTCGTGCTTTGTTTAACAAAGTTTTGTCCGAAACGCGAAGCATCCCGCTAACTTTGCCGCGATTGGTCGAGCATCCCGCGACGCAAGACCTGGCGATCAGCCAGTTGGAACTGCGGGATGGATGGCTGGCCTTGGCGATCAGCCCCAACACTTCCCAGCGAGTGGCCGTTGGGATGCGTTCATCGGCGGCATCCAAGGCGGTGGCACGATGATCTTTGTGGCCGTCGTCGCTGTGCGTTGTTTGATTAGTTTCCTGAAAGGCTGAGGTAACAACCGTCGGACGCTTTTGCTTTGCCTAGATGATTTTCATTCGGCAACGACAAGGAAGCCGCCGGCGATGCCAGTTCCCGCCATCCGCTGCGAACTGTCCAGTGACAATTCTGACCACTGTGCCACTTGCCAACCACCGTGCCGCAGGTCGGCGGTCAGTTCGCGGCGGGAAAATTGATGCAGGAACATGTCGGGCAGTCCGCGGTAGGGATAAACCGCGTCGCCGAATTCCATGTCTTTTTGCAGCCACGACTTCATGCGACTGGCGATCAATTGCCGCCGACCGGCCGAGTGCGTGACTGCGGCGTAGCGATTGTGGACGTGCAGCAGGAATTGCCCACCCGGTTGGACAATTCGGCGGACGTTGGCCAGGAACCGGCGTCGATTTTCGCGGCCTTGAATCATGCCGAGGGTGCTGAACAAACAAACCGCTCCGGTGGCGAACGAGTCGGCCAGGCACTCCAATTCCACCAGGTTGGCTCGCATCGGCAAGACTCGTGGCAGCTGTCTCTGTCGGACTTCGGCAAGCATCGGTAAGGACAGGTCAACGGCCAACACGTCGTATCCTGCCTCGGACAGGACAGCGGACGCCCGTCCGGTGCCGCATCCGAGGTCGAGAATCCATTTTTTTTCAGAAGCGGCATCTTCGGTAGGGTTTGCCTGACCATCCAAGTCGCTGGTCGCCCGATTGGCTGCTTGGGGACCGCTCGAGGGCCCCGGAAACACCCCCGCAGTCATCTGCAGATCGACTCGGCAAAGCGGGGTGGCGGCCACAAAGTCGTCATAGCGGGAAGCGATCGTCCCTTCGTGGGCGTAACGCCATGTTCCGACAGACACGCCCACGGGGCGCCGCCAAGCATTTTGAGCCGGTTCGCCGCGAGCGGTTCGGGGGGCGAAAGTTTCGTCGTCGTCGAGGGTTTCTTTTGCTGGAGACATCAATCTGGGTGGCTATCGGTGGGCTGGAAGTGCGGGGGCTATTTCAATCCGTCGGCTCGCTCCTATAATTCCGGCCCCATCAGTTACTAAACTTCACTCCCTAGGGAACTTAAGCACAGTGTCTATCAAAGTAGGTATCAACGGATTCGGACGTATCGGACGGATGGTCTTTCGCGCTTCGATCAATCGCGACGACATCGAAGTCGTAGCAATCAATGACTTGCTGGACGTCGATTACCTAGCATACATGCTTAAGTACGATTCCGTGCACGGCCCTTTCCAAGGTGAAGTTTGCACCAAAGACGGCAAATTGACCGTCAACGGCAAAGCAATTCGCACCACTGCCGAAACCAATCCTGCCAAGCTTGCTTGGGGCGATGCTGGCGTCGACGTCGTTGTCGAATCGACTGGTATCTTCTTGACCTCCGAAAAAGCTCAGGGTCACGTCGACGCTGGTGCCAAGAAGGTTGTCATGTCGGCTCCTTCGAAGGACGACACTCGCATGTTCGTCATGGGCGTCAACGACGACAGCTACAACGGCGAAATCTTCGTTTCGAACGCTTCGTGCACGACCAACTGCTTGGCTCCAATCGTTAAAGTTCTTAACGACAAGTTCGGCATCAAGCGTGGTCTGATGACCACCGTTCACGCTGCCACCGCAACCCAAAAGACCGTCGACGGTCCTTCGGCGAAGGATTGGCGTGGCGGACGTGGTATCCTCGAAAACATCATTCCATCGAGCACCGGTGCCGCTAAGGCTGTTGGCAAGGTGATTCCGGAAATGAACGGCAAGTTGACCGGGATGGCTTTCCGCGTTCCAACTTCCGACGTTTCGGTTGTCGACTTGACTGTCGAACTCGAAAAGGAAACCACCTACGAAGACATCTGTGCCGCCATGAAGGCTGAATCCGAAGGTGCCATGAAGGGCGTCTTGGGTTACACCGAAGACATGGTCGTTTCGACTGACTTCCGCGACGAATCCCGCACTTCGATCTTCGATGCCAACGCCGGCATCCAACTCGACGGAACCTTCGTCAAGGTTGTTTCATGGTACGACAACGAATGGGGCTACTCCTGCAAGGTTCTCGACCTGGTTGCTAAGATCTCTAGCTAGTTAGAGAAAAGTGCCTCAGTAGTACAGCACCACAGGTTTTGTGCTACGATAAAATTCGCTATCGGGACGTGATGAGAATCATCGCGTCCCGATTTCGTTTCACCGCTTCATTGTGGCCCTGTGGCCCTGACATACTTTTACACTTTTAAACTCATGTTCATCGATCGCGTCGAAGTCGAACTCACCGCTGGAAAAGGCGGGGACGGTTGCATGAGTTTTCGCCGAGAAAAGTTCGTTCCCAAGGGCGGCCCGGATGGTGGCGACGGCGGCATCGGTGGCAGCATCATCTTGGAAGCCAAGGTGGGCGTGAACTCGCTTTCCACCTTCGCCGGCAAACGATTCTTCAAGGCTGAAAAAGGCCAACCCGGCCAAGGCCGCCTGAAGCACGGACGCGGCGGGCATGACCTGCGTTTGTACGTGCCTTGCGGGACCAGCGTGATTGACGCGGCTGACGGATACGTGATCCGAGACCTGACCAAGGTCGGTGACGAGTTCGTCATCGCTCGCGGTGGTCGAGGCGGTCACGGGAACGCTCGTTTCAAGTCCGCCACCAACCAAGTCCCTCGCGAAAAGACTCCGGGAACCCAGGGCGAATATCGCCACGTCTTCCTTGAATTGAAATCGATCGCCGACGTTGGCCTGATCGGCAAACCCAATGCGGGCAAGAGCACGCTGCTTTCTCGGATCAGCAGTGCTCGGCCTGAGATCGCCGACTATCCGTTTACAACAAAGTATCCCAACCTGGGGATCGTTGAAATCGATGTCGAACGCTCCTTCGTGCTCGCCGATATTCCTGGATTGATCGAAGGTGCCAGCGAAGGCGTCGGGCTCGGCCACGAGTTCCTGCGGCACATCGAACGAGCGGGACTGTTGGTCCACCTCGTCGAACCGATGCCCGTGGACGGTAGTGATCCGATCCAAAATTACGGTGCCATTCGTGACGAACTTCGACACTACGACACCAAGATGGCGGATCGTGATGAGTTGGTTGTGATGACCAAGTGCGAACTGGACACCGACGGTGAAGTGGAAGCCAGCCTGAAAGAGTTCTTTGCTGAAAACCCGGTGGATCACGAACGCCAGTTGTTCAAAATTAGCGCCGCGGCAGAGATCGGATTGACGGATCTGACGAACGAGATCATGGATCGAGTGACCAAGCGTCGGATTGCGATGATCGAAGCAGGCGAAGACATCATGCCAATCCGTGAAGTGGATCAAGAGGCATTGGAGCCCAAGCCAAGTCGCGTGCCACCGCACAAGCAAGGGATGACCGCCAGCTTGTCAAACGAACAGCGACCCATGGATGTCGAAGCGTACGACATTTGGGCCGAGGATAAGAAGCACCGCGGCCACACCAACCCCCACATCGAACGGTCCAAGCGACGTACAGGCAAGAAGCCGTGATCGTTGGGATTGACGTTGGAAATACGGCAATCAAATGGGCATGCGACGCGAATCCGAATGAAGTGGTTTCGGTCCGCTTGTGCGACGATGAAGGCATCACGCAGGTAATCGATCAGGTAGCCGCTCTGTTGAAGCCGGAGTTTGACGCTGTGGAGCTTGGCGCTGTGGAGCTTGGCGCTGCGGAGCTTGGCGCTGCGGAGCTTGGCGCTGCGGAGATTCGAATCGCGAGTGTTAATCGTGCCGCGGCCAAGGTGCTCGAATCGGGATTGCGGCCGGTGGTAGGCGAAAAGGTCCAGGTACGGATTATCAGCCGTCATGATATCCCGCTGGAAGTCGCCGTTGATCAGCCGGACCGAGTTGGCATTGATCGATTGGTGGGCGCCTTCGGTGCAGCACGTGGCAACTTCCACACGGCCGGATCCCATGATTCCGATAAGGATTGTGATGTTGCCTTGCCATTGGTAGTGGTGGATGCCGGCACGACGGTGACGGTTGACTTGGTAGACGCGGATGGCGTCTATCTGGGCGGCGCGATCATCCCCGGCTTGGCGATGCAAACATCGGCGCTGGCAAGCGGAACGGACGCATTACCGAAACTCGACTGGGGAACTCAGTGTGGCGATACGGCCAACCTGGATTCACCTGGGAAGAACACGTCCGCCGCCATCCGGCTTGGCATCCTGTCATCGGTGGTTGGTGGAATCGAGCGACTGATTCGCTTATACGGCGGTCCAGCCCACTTGGTTGTGACCGGTGGCGATGCGGGGTGCATCGCCTCGGCGTTAAGTGTCCCCTGCCAAGTCGAACCCCATTTGGTGTGCCGAACGCTGACGCAGTTGCCGTGGGCTGGTTCGTGTTGATTGCTCGCTGAGACTTCCGATTTGCGGAAGCGACCGTAGGTCATCTAAGAACAGGTAAACCGAACTGAGATCACTTCAGTGCAGGTAACCTGAACTCTGGCGAGCTGCTGTTTCCCCACCGAACCAACCGCTATCCCGGAAGGGATAGGCAGCTATTAGCCGCAGGTCGCGCAGCGCACCTGCGGAACAGTGCGTAGGACAGCATGGTCGACCCCGAAGGCGGTCGCAGCGAGTCTACGCTGATGGATCTGCGACCGCCTTCGGGGTCAGGTCTTTGCTTGATCATGGGATCCAGCGGTATTCGCTGCGCTCGACCGCCGGCTAATGGCTTAAACGCCTACGGCGTAACAACACCTGTGGGTAGGTCGTCAGCTCTGGCGAGTCCAGTTACGGGATTTGCTCGAGGCATGGTGATGATGGCCCGTTAGGGCGAAACCAGCGCCGCTTCGCCCCACAGTGATGGATCTTCGGCGACGGGGAAATTGTCGCCGAGGGTTAAGGCTTGAACGCCCAGTTCGCGGTCGGTCACCATGTAATAGAAGCCCAGTTGGGGCTGGTCTTTGGGATCGAATCCGGTCATGGCTGCGGTTGGGATCAGGCCAGAAATCTCGTAGCCATCGTGTTTGGGGGCTGCATGGATCTGAAGCGTGCCTGGCATGACCGGCTTCGGGTTCCCTCGGGCACGATTGATCAGGATCATCGATGCGACGGGGCGTTCCCGTTGAGGGCCGCCGCCCGCGGGT
This window encodes:
- the gap gene encoding type I glyceraldehyde-3-phosphate dehydrogenase — its product is MSIKVGINGFGRIGRMVFRASINRDDIEVVAINDLLDVDYLAYMLKYDSVHGPFQGEVCTKDGKLTVNGKAIRTTAETNPAKLAWGDAGVDVVVESTGIFLTSEKAQGHVDAGAKKVVMSAPSKDDTRMFVMGVNDDSYNGEIFVSNASCTTNCLAPIVKVLNDKFGIKRGLMTTVHAATATQKTVDGPSAKDWRGGRGILENIIPSSTGAAKAVGKVIPEMNGKLTGMAFRVPTSDVSVVDLTVELEKETTYEDICAAMKAESEGAMKGVLGYTEDMVVSTDFRDESRTSIFDANAGIQLDGTFVKVVSWYDNEWGYSCKVLDLVAKISS
- the obgE gene encoding GTPase ObgE, which gives rise to MFIDRVEVELTAGKGGDGCMSFRREKFVPKGGPDGGDGGIGGSIILEAKVGVNSLSTFAGKRFFKAEKGQPGQGRLKHGRGGHDLRLYVPCGTSVIDAADGYVIRDLTKVGDEFVIARGGRGGHGNARFKSATNQVPREKTPGTQGEYRHVFLELKSIADVGLIGKPNAGKSTLLSRISSARPEIADYPFTTKYPNLGIVEIDVERSFVLADIPGLIEGASEGVGLGHEFLRHIERAGLLVHLVEPMPVDGSDPIQNYGAIRDELRHYDTKMADRDELVVMTKCELDTDGEVEASLKEFFAENPVDHERQLFKISAAAEIGLTDLTNEIMDRVTKRRIAMIEAGEDIMPIREVDQEALEPKPSRVPPHKQGMTASLSNEQRPMDVEAYDIWAEDKKHRGHTNPHIERSKRRTGKKP
- a CDS encoding type III pantothenate kinase, with protein sequence MIVGIDVGNTAIKWACDANPNEVVSVRLCDDEGITQVIDQVAALLKPEFDAVELGAVELGAAELGAAELGAAEIRIASVNRAAAKVLESGLRPVVGEKVQVRIISRHDIPLEVAVDQPDRVGIDRLVGAFGAARGNFHTAGSHDSDKDCDVALPLVVVDAGTTVTVDLVDADGVYLGGAIIPGLAMQTSALASGTDALPKLDWGTQCGDTANLDSPGKNTSAAIRLGILSSVVGGIERLIRLYGGPAHLVVTGGDAGCIASALSVPCQVEPHLVCRTLTQLPWAGSC
- a CDS encoding class I SAM-dependent methyltransferase; translated protein: MSPAKETLDDDETFAPRTARGEPAQNAWRRPVGVSVGTWRYAHEGTIASRYDDFVAATPLCRVDLQMTAGVFPGPSSGPQAANRATSDLDGQANPTEDAASEKKWILDLGCGTGRASAVLSEAGYDVLAVDLSLPMLAEVRQRQLPRVLPMRANLVELECLADSFATGAVCLFSTLGMIQGRENRRRFLANVRRIVQPGGQFLLHVHNRYAAVTHSAGRRQLIASRMKSWLQKDMEFGDAVYPYRGLPDMFLHQFSRRELTADLRHGGWQVAQWSELSLDSSQRMAGTGIAGGFLVVAE